In the Engraulis encrasicolus isolate BLACKSEA-1 chromosome 9, IST_EnEncr_1.0, whole genome shotgun sequence genome, one interval contains:
- the tnfsf10 gene encoding tumor necrosis factor ligand superfamily member 10, giving the protein MVNMTSSNSMQYIGLILLAAILLQTIAVAVTFIYFSNVLTTMKETFSKSSVSCLMRGNIRTIKGIDPSSTELKDDPCWQVTQQLHFLIEKSMSNRYQKEITSAIKDEVTRMLPSLVIQDQETAPRPKIAAHVTGSLPPGTDKDLKGPLNRKVQGQKIQSWESKKGLAFLQNVQLSEGELVMPQSGLYYIYSQIYFRHTMSPDEEYADDAAGDSAGGGSSVRGKPMLQYVYKKMGSYPVPILLMKNARTTCWSRDTEYSLYSIYQAGLFQLGAGDRVFVTVSNMSTIDMDEKSSFFGAFLVS; this is encoded by the exons ATGGTCAACATGACAAGCTCCAATTCAATGCAATATATCGGACTTATACTGTTGGCAGCCATTCTTTTACAAACCATCGCAGTTGCCGTGACATTCATATACTTCAGCAATGTCCTGACCACG ATGAAGGAAACATTCTCCAAGAGCAGTGTATCATGTTTGATGCGCGGCAACATCAGAACCATCAAGGGTATTGATCCGAGTTCGACAGAGCTGAAAGACGACCCCTGCTGGCAAGTTACCCAACAGCTGCACTTCTTAATCGAGAAG TCAATGTCAAACCGCTATCAGAAGGAAATCACCTCAGCCATAAAAG ATGAGGTGACCCGCATGTTGCCGTCTCTGGTAATTCAAGACCAGGAAACTGCTCCAAGACCCAAGATTGCAGCTCATGTCACTGGCAGTTTGCCTCCGGGCACAGACAAGGATTTAAAAG GTCCTCTTAACAGGAAGGTCCAGGGCCAGAAGATCCAGTCGTGGGAGTCCAAGAAAGGCCTGGCTTTCCTCCAGAATGTGCAGCTCAGCGAGGGGGAGCTCGTCATGCCACAGTCGGGCCTGTATTACATATACTCCCAGATCTACTTCAGACACACCATGTCGCCCGACGAGGAGTATGCAGACGACGCAGCCGGAGACAGTGCAGGAGGAGGCTCCTCTGTGCGGGGGAAGCCCATGCTCCAGTATGTCTACAAGAAGATGGGCTCCTACCCGGTGCCCATTCTACTCATGAAGAACGCCCGGACCACCTGCTGGTCCCGGGACACCGAGTACAGCCTGTACTCCATCTACCAAGCGGGGCTGTTTCAGCTCGGAGCCGGTGACCGGGTGTTTGTCACAGTCAGTAACATGAGCACCATAGACATGGATGAGAAGTCGAGCTTTTTCGGGGCGTTCTTAGTCAGCTAA